DNA from Bacteroidota bacterium:
CCTGAAAACAGCAGTCGCAGGACTCAGTTTATAAAACGATTAGTTGATTTTGGGGCCAACAAATCTGTAAATATTAGCCTGGTTTACTATCCGCCATATCACAGTAAATACAATCCAGTAGAGAGAGTTTGGGGTGTTTTAGAAAAACATTGGAATGGGCAAATTCTTGACAGCGTTGAGAAGGTCCTTGGATTATGTAGGACGATGAGTTGGAATGGTAATTCGCCTGTCGTAAAATTGATTGCTGGTATTTATGAAAAGGGCATTACCTTGACTAAAAAAGCCATGGACAAACTGGAAACCTTTTTGGACCGAATACCTGGTATTGAAAAATGGGCTCTTGATATTTCCTGTTATGAAGAATATTAAATGTGGAATTATTTTATTCCACATGCCTAAGAATGCGTATCATAGCTGCGCCAATACTTGCAATATGCCTCAAAAGTGTTCTGATCCTTGAACAATCTCAAGAGATGATGCATGTTTTTTGCGCCAACGATATTGGTCATGCGGCAATTATGTTGGTATTGCTGATACAAAAAAAATATCGTATCAACTATTTTTAGATCTTAACCATCTAATATTGTGAATTAATTTATCGATTATCTAATTATTCCATTTGTGGCATGAAAAATGCTATTACTATATAGCATGTTATCGGTCCGCAAATAAGCATTATTATAGGAGAACAAAATGAAATCAAATCAAATCAAATTAGGAATTATAGTGCTTATTTTGCTTACTTTTGTTATGATAACTCATGCCTTGGCTGCCCAAATTATAATAAAAAATTCCGATAATGCGCCCTATACAGTTGAATATGAACTATGGTGGCTTGTGTTTAAGAGTGACCATTATTATCCGCTTACATCACATGAAGTAATTACGATTAATATGCCGTTTGCTTGTTCAATAGGCAAAATTACGGTCCAAAATGCTGTTTATTCAAAACGGAATAAAATATTTTATCCAGGCGGACTTTACTTACCAGATCGTTCGTTCACAGTTACAATACAAAAAAGTAGTGAAATAAACATCTCTGAGGATTAGTGCTTGTTTAAAGGTTAATTGAAAACGGCAAATTACTTCAGGTGCCAGGAGACTCCTTGACTTGCTTTGCTCGATTAAGATACGTGGTTTCCATTTTTTTTGTCGTTTTTTTGCAATACTCAATATTTCATCTTAGGAGAGATAACATGAAAAATTTTATCATCATGGTAACGTTGGTTGCATCTGTTTTCGTATTGAGAACCGGCACGGGCTGGAGTCAAGGGGGTGTATTTGTCCAGGAGTTGGAAAGAAGCATCTGTAGTAAAATGCCAACATTTAAAAATAGTGGATGCCGTGATTATCTTTTTTTTCGGATTCAAGAATTGAATACTCCGAACTCCGCCAAGGGCCGTTGCCTTTCTCGTTGCCAGTACGGTATGGGCCATAACCCGAAGCCGGTAAATGTGGAAAACTGCAAGAAAGGATGCGAAGAAACCCATACTATTGATCTAAGCCAATAGAGAGGTTCAGGCCGCGGCCTGATATGCTTTGAAGTTGCTGCAAATTTTTCCGGCCAGAATTTGAGGCCTTCAAAAGATAGGTCGTTGAAGGGATATGTATTCTATCAATATTTCTAAAATGTGAATAATTATCAGTTAATATCCGAAGGAGGGTACAATGAAGCG
Protein-coding regions in this window:
- a CDS encoding transposase — its product is PENSSRRTQFIKRLVDFGANKSVNISLVYYPPYHSKYNPVERVWGVLEKHWNGQILDSVEKVLGLCRTMSWNGNSPVVKLIAGIYEKGITLTKKAMDKLETFLDRIPGIEKWALDISCYEEY